The proteins below come from a single Eubacterium limosum genomic window:
- a CDS encoding YcjF family protein, whose amino-acid sequence MSDIKVKNFDFQRELEKVAAGIRKPNILICGATGAGKSSVVNWVFGKNVAATGTGRPLTRGITEYSSEDTSVNLFDTEGYEIGEEKISAYRDNVEKWIGERREGALAGQIHEAWYCISAANKRVTDMDLSVVQTLQEKNIPTAVVLTQLDCVDYDEYQELLKAVSEGCGAPCFATSAHADKAVQEALAPYVQWDALVDWAEAVLDDSLKEGFIGSLAGYVQKKQALVTKKIIPIYTTAAAGVAAIPIPFSDAVLLEPIQVSMAMHILRTYGLDKISEDLISFVGSLVVTQAGRMLAQSLTAGVLKMIPGVGTAAGIAVNTVVASTFTAAIGAALSQSCANYSKAVFEGSKPQSYPEFFDSAILSGFVESWLKEHKNGKDT is encoded by the coding sequence ATGAGCGACATTAAAGTAAAAAATTTTGATTTTCAGAGAGAGCTGGAAAAGGTGGCGGCCGGAATCCGTAAGCCCAATATCCTGATCTGCGGGGCCACCGGAGCGGGTAAAAGCTCGGTGGTCAACTGGGTTTTTGGCAAAAATGTGGCCGCCACCGGCACAGGAAGACCGCTGACAAGAGGTATTACCGAATACAGCAGTGAGGACACCAGCGTCAATCTTTTTGACACCGAGGGCTACGAGATCGGCGAGGAAAAAATCTCCGCCTATCGGGACAATGTGGAAAAATGGATCGGGGAACGCCGGGAGGGCGCCCTGGCCGGGCAGATCCACGAGGCCTGGTACTGTATCTCCGCTGCCAATAAACGGGTGACCGATATGGATCTCTCTGTGGTGCAGACCCTGCAGGAAAAAAATATCCCTACCGCCGTAGTGCTGACCCAGCTGGACTGCGTTGATTATGACGAATACCAGGAGCTGCTGAAGGCTGTCTCCGAGGGCTGCGGCGCCCCCTGCTTTGCCACCAGCGCACACGCGGACAAAGCCGTACAGGAGGCGCTGGCGCCCTATGTGCAGTGGGACGCCCTGGTCGACTGGGCCGAGGCTGTGCTGGACGACTCTTTAAAGGAAGGCTTCATCGGCTCACTGGCCGGCTATGTGCAGAAAAAGCAGGCACTGGTCACAAAAAAGATCATCCCCATTTATACCACCGCGGCGGCAGGTGTGGCCGCGATCCCCATTCCGTTTTCAGACGCGGTGCTTTTAGAACCCATACAGGTATCCATGGCCATGCATATTTTAAGAACTTATGGGCTGGATAAAATCTCCGAGGATCTCATCTCCTTTGTGGGCAGCCTGGTGGTGACCCAGGCAGGGCGCATGCTGGCCCAGAGCCTGACCGCCGGGGTGCTCAAGATGATCCCCGGCGTGGGTACCGCGGCCGGTATTGCCGTGAACACCGTTGTGGCCTCCACCTTTACCGCCGCCATCGGTGCGGCCCTGTCCCAGAGCTGCGCCAACTACTCAAAAGCTGTGTTTGAGGGCAGCAAGCCCCAGTCCTATCCAGAATTCTTTGACAGCGCTATCCTTTCCGGCTTTGTGGAAAGCTGGCTGAAGGAGCATAAAAATGGAAAAGACACTTGA
- a CDS encoding serine O-acetyltransferase, with amino-acid sequence MKSGKQEEPVSREFNQCITPLTQEMVESYHEDDAYTTYTSTALPNRNEIIGILCDIRELFYPRHYGSRELFNCTIQYYIGDILMRIEEKLHKQIRLCLMRKYENSEKYQVQAVADEAAQISCAFMKTLPKIRTHMAQDVQAAYDGDPAAADKDQIIFSYPGVFAMMVFRVAHELYQLGVPIIPRMMTEYAHSRTGIDINPGATIGKYFFMDHGTGIVIGETTIIGDYVKLYQGVTLGALSTRGGQNLRGHKRHPTIEDNVTIYSNVSILGGETVIGHDSIIGGNCFITQSVPAGSKVSVKNPELQVEGGEPQEVEENFDWAN; translated from the coding sequence ATGAAATCAGGAAAGCAGGAAGAACCAGTGAGCAGAGAATTTAATCAATGTATTACGCCGCTGACGCAGGAAATGGTGGAGAGTTATCATGAGGATGACGCCTACACCACCTATACCTCCACAGCGCTGCCAAACAGGAACGAAATCATTGGCATTTTATGTGATATAAGAGAGCTGTTTTACCCAAGGCATTACGGCAGCCGGGAGCTCTTTAACTGTACCATCCAATACTATATCGGGGATATTTTAATGCGCATTGAGGAAAAACTGCACAAGCAGATCCGCCTCTGCCTCATGCGCAAGTATGAAAATTCTGAAAAATACCAGGTGCAGGCCGTGGCCGACGAGGCAGCGCAGATCAGTTGCGCCTTTATGAAGACCCTCCCAAAAATAAGAACCCACATGGCCCAGGACGTGCAGGCCGCCTATGACGGCGACCCCGCGGCAGCGGATAAGGATCAGATTATTTTCTCCTATCCCGGCGTGTTTGCCATGATGGTCTTCCGCGTCGCCCATGAGCTCTACCAGCTGGGCGTGCCGATTATACCGAGAATGATGACCGAATACGCCCACAGCCGCACCGGCATTGACATCAACCCGGGCGCCACCATCGGAAAATACTTTTTTATGGACCACGGCACCGGTATTGTCATCGGCGAGACCACCATTATCGGCGATTATGTCAAGCTGTACCAGGGCGTTACCCTGGGGGCCCTCTCAACCCGTGGCGGCCAGAATCTGCGCGGGCATAAGCGCCACCCAACCATTGAGGACAATGTGACCATCTATTCCAATGTGTCCATCCTGGGCGGCGAGACCGTCATCGGGCATGATTCCATCATCGGTGGGAACTGCTTTATCACCCAGTCTGTCCCGGCAGGCTCAAAGGTCAGCGTGAAAAACCCAGAGCTCCAGGTGGAGGGCGGCGAGCCCCAGGAGGTTGAGGAAAACTTTGACTGGGCAAATTAA
- a CDS encoding ABC transporter ATP-binding protein: MKNLVEIKDVHKSYLKVGEGFSGGRLKVLEGVSFNIEEGLCVGLIGESGSGKSTLSRLILGLEKADKGSGGIFIEGKPVKTWLAQNRGKMSVVFQDYTSSVNAQFTVREAIAEPLLALGKRPEDHQIDTLLKKVGLPATFKDRYPHELSGGQLQRVCIARAIATNPRFIVLDEAISSLDVSVQAQIMTLLHALRVEMNMTYLFVAHDLQAVAHLCNKIVFLYKGRIVEECMSGELAQVQNPYARKLLESVIPFEV; encoded by the coding sequence ATGAAGAACCTGGTAGAAATTAAAGATGTGCATAAGAGCTATCTAAAGGTGGGCGAGGGCTTTAGCGGCGGCCGCCTCAAGGTGCTGGAGGGTGTAAGCTTTAACATCGAGGAGGGCCTGTGCGTGGGACTGATCGGGGAGAGCGGCAGCGGCAAGAGCACACTCTCCCGCCTGATATTGGGGCTTGAAAAGGCCGATAAAGGCAGCGGCGGCATTTTTATCGAGGGTAAGCCCGTTAAGACATGGCTTGCGCAGAACCGGGGCAAAATGAGCGTTGTCTTCCAGGACTATACCTCCTCGGTCAATGCGCAGTTCACTGTGCGAGAGGCCATTGCAGAGCCGCTGCTGGCCCTTGGAAAAAGGCCAGAGGACCATCAGATCGACACTTTACTTAAAAAAGTGGGGCTGCCCGCGACCTTTAAAGACCGCTATCCTCACGAGCTGTCCGGCGGCCAGCTCCAACGGGTGTGTATCGCCCGGGCCATTGCCACGAACCCGCGGTTCATCGTTCTGGACGAGGCCATCAGCTCACTGGACGTGTCGGTTCAGGCCCAGATCATGACCCTGCTGCACGCGCTGCGTGTTGAAATGAACATGACCTATCTGTTTGTGGCCCATGACCTGCAGGCAGTCGCCCACCTTTGCAATAAAATTGTCTTCCTATATAAAGGGCGCATTGTTGAGGAGTGCATGAGCGGCGAGCTGGCCCAGGTACAGAACCCCTATGCCAGAAAACTGCTGGAGTCGGTAATTCCCTTTGAAGTATAG
- a CDS encoding ABC transporter ATP-binding protein, whose translation MSNLLRVRDLSVTDVRDGEVIVNKLSFALRENSCLGIVGESGSGKSMTAKAVLNLLNPWLKTTGSALFTQNGCETELIGLEESRLRHIRGQAVCMILQDAMTAFDPLARVGSQMAETFVQNLGMDKKAAKAMAPEVLAALNIRDPEQVVRKYPHQLSGGMLQRCMIAIALAMKPAVIIADEPTTALDAVNQRQVVEAFELLRQETGTALIFISHDLGVVKRLCDDLLVMEKGCGVEAGRAEEVFRNPQNAYTRYLIDTRIMITDSFKKAMKKEARHEEPGRN comes from the coding sequence ATGAGCAATCTGCTGCGGGTAAGGGACCTGAGTGTCACCGATGTGCGCGACGGCGAGGTCATTGTGAACAAGCTGAGCTTTGCGCTGAGAGAGAACAGCTGCCTTGGCATTGTGGGCGAGAGCGGCAGCGGCAAATCCATGACTGCGAAGGCAGTGCTGAACCTTTTAAACCCCTGGCTTAAAACCACCGGATCCGCCCTGTTTACGCAAAACGGCTGTGAAACAGAGCTGATCGGGCTGGAGGAGAGCCGGCTGAGACACATCCGGGGACAGGCGGTCTGTATGATCCTCCAGGACGCCATGACCGCCTTTGATCCCCTGGCGCGTGTGGGCAGCCAGATGGCCGAGACCTTTGTGCAGAATCTGGGAATGGATAAAAAGGCCGCGAAGGCCATGGCGCCTGAGGTGCTGGCCGCCTTAAATATTCGGGACCCGGAGCAGGTGGTTAGGAAGTACCCGCACCAGTTATCCGGCGGTATGCTTCAGCGCTGTATGATCGCCATCGCCCTGGCCATGAAGCCAGCCGTTATTATTGCCGATGAGCCGACCACAGCCCTGGATGCTGTGAACCAGCGGCAGGTGGTGGAGGCCTTTGAGCTGCTGCGGCAGGAGACCGGCACAGCACTTATCTTTATCTCCCACGATCTGGGCGTGGTCAAACGCCTGTGTGACGATCTGCTGGTCATGGAAAAGGGCTGCGGCGTAGAGGCTGGAAGGGCAGAGGAAGTGTTTAGGAACCCTCAGAACGCCTACACCCGGTATCTGATCGACACCCGGATCATGATCACGGATTCCTTTAAAAAAGCCATGAAAAAGGAGGCGCGCCATGAAGAACCTGGTAGAAATTAA
- the opp1C gene encoding nickel/cobalt ABC transporter permease, with amino-acid sequence MTGFFKRFKADRLAVASALFLLLVILAAVLAPIIAPYDPTAQNIIMKFQGPSLAHWFGTDQLGRDTLSRILYGGRITVLLSIVTMLCTIGIGLVLGVIAGYFRGLVDEVIMRVCDVMLSFPSEVMILAIVGVLGAGIFNIVIATIIAKWAWYVRMIRGIVIRFMDKNDIRFARVAGCSTGYIIRKHLIKGAFGEIAVLATLDTGAIILNISALSFLGLGVQPPTAEWGMMLNEAKNVMTTNPGQMLAPGIAIFLVVAAFNFLGDGIEEAMNPKLDKGFKRKRRSIFARKKAVVS; translated from the coding sequence ATGACCGGATTTTTCAAACGCTTTAAGGCCGACCGGCTGGCTGTGGCCAGCGCCCTGTTCCTGCTGCTGGTTATTCTGGCCGCAGTCCTGGCGCCGATCATTGCGCCCTATGACCCGACTGCCCAGAATATCATCATGAAGTTTCAGGGGCCGTCCCTGGCACACTGGTTCGGAACCGACCAGCTGGGCAGGGATACCCTCTCGCGTATCTTGTACGGCGGCCGTATTACAGTCCTTTTATCCATTGTCACCATGCTCTGCACCATTGGCATCGGGCTGGTTCTGGGTGTGATCGCAGGCTATTTCAGAGGGCTTGTGGACGAGGTGATCATGCGTGTCTGCGACGTGATGCTGTCCTTTCCCAGCGAGGTAATGATCCTGGCCATTGTGGGGGTTCTGGGCGCAGGCATCTTTAACATTGTCATTGCCACCATCATTGCCAAGTGGGCCTGGTATGTGCGCATGATCCGGGGCATTGTGATCCGCTTTATGGATAAAAATGACATCCGGTTTGCCCGTGTGGCAGGGTGCAGCACTGGTTATATTATCAGAAAGCATCTGATTAAGGGCGCCTTTGGCGAGATCGCCGTACTGGCAACGCTGGATACCGGGGCCATTATCTTAAACATATCCGCCCTCTCCTTTCTGGGCCTTGGGGTCCAGCCGCCCACCGCGGAATGGGGCATGATGCTGAACGAGGCCAAAAATGTCATGACCACCAACCCCGGCCAGATGCTGGCGCCGGGGATCGCCATTTTTCTGGTGGTGGCAGCCTTTAACTTTTTAGGCGATGGCATTGAGGAGGCCATGAATCCAAAGCTGGATAAGGGCTTTAAGCGTAAGCGCAGATCCATCTTCGCGCGCAAAAAGGCGGTGGTGTCATGA
- the opp1B gene encoding nickel/cobalt ABC transporter permease, producing MKNYIIKRILWMIPILIGISFFAFILINLSPSDPAEVALRVNEVVPTEQNIADMREKLGLDEPFLTRYFHWVGNALQGDFGNSYANNKPVGAEIAKALPPTLYLAFVSLIIILVVSVGAGVLCALYRDSIGDRMIRGVIFIGTAMPAFWAGILLMWLFAVKLRLLPTSGMTAPGSVIMPAVTLSLGYIATYARLLRNNMIKNEGENYVLYLRARGLSQGTITRHVLGNSLHTALNALGMSIPKLIAGTVVIENIFAWPGMGRLCVTAIFNRDFPVIQAYVLIMAVLFVLSNFAVDMITTLMDPRMRQEV from the coding sequence ATGAAAAACTACATTATCAAGAGAATTTTATGGATGATCCCGATTCTTATCGGGATCTCCTTCTTTGCGTTTATCCTCATTAATTTAAGTCCCAGTGACCCTGCCGAGGTGGCGCTTCGGGTCAATGAGGTGGTGCCAACGGAACAGAATATTGCGGATATGCGGGAAAAACTTGGCCTGGACGAGCCTTTTTTGACCCGCTATTTCCATTGGGTGGGGAATGCCCTTCAGGGTGACTTTGGCAACAGCTATGCGAATAACAAGCCTGTGGGCGCCGAGATCGCAAAGGCGCTGCCGCCGACACTGTACCTGGCCTTTGTCTCCCTGATCATCATACTGGTGGTCTCGGTAGGGGCCGGGGTGCTCTGCGCGCTTTACAGAGACAGCATCGGTGACCGGATGATCCGGGGGGTTATCTTTATCGGCACAGCCATGCCGGCCTTTTGGGCAGGTATCCTGCTCATGTGGCTCTTTGCCGTTAAGCTGAGACTGCTGCCCACCAGCGGTATGACCGCGCCGGGCTCGGTCATCATGCCGGCAGTGACCCTGTCGCTTGGGTATATCGCCACCTATGCGAGGCTGCTGCGCAATAATATGATTAAAAATGAGGGTGAGAATTATGTGCTCTATCTGCGGGCCCGGGGCCTCAGCCAGGGCACCATCACCCGCCATGTGTTGGGGAACTCCCTGCACACTGCGCTCAACGCCCTGGGCATGTCCATCCCCAAGCTGATCGCGGGCACAGTGGTCATTGAGAACATTTTTGCCTGGCCGGGCATGGGCAGGCTCTGCGTGACCGCTATTTTCAACCGGGACTTCCCGGTGATTCAGGCCTATGTGCTGATCATGGCAGTGCTTTTTGTCCTCAGCAATTTTGCTGTGGATATGATTACCACGCTCATGGACCCGCGAATGCGGCAGGAGGTATAA
- the nikA gene encoding nickel ABC transporter substrate-binding protein: protein MKLKKIAALFVTAVMCTGLLAGCGSTGGTDVSAKDEINYACTKDIRDINPHLYSGEMSAQNMVFEGLTKNEGGEVKPALAESWDISDDGLTYTFHLRKGVTFTDGEPFNAQAVKQNFDAIISNKERHAWLDMVNEIADTVVVDDNTFKLVLAHPYYPTLVELGLTRPFRFISPKCFVDGNTKDGVSGYAGTGPWVLAEHEDNQYATFTRNDNYWGDKAKVSKINWKVMPDPQTILLALQNGEVDLLFGADGDQIDLDSFKKLESEGAYVTYLSEPVASRAILLNSKAPVTSDLKVREAFEMAINKQNIIEGILNGSEDQADTLMAKTVPYCDIDLKTYAYDPDKAGKLLDEAGWIMGSDGVREKDGKKCEVTFSYNSQNAQEGTIAESIQADLAAVGIKMNILAEEKQAFLDRQKSGDFDLQYSLSWGTPYDPQSYVSSWRIPAHGDYQAQTGLERKQWLDDTITKIMIEADDNARAGMYKEILTYINDQCVYVPISYSKTKAVGIKGLKGVTFNDSQYEIPFEKMYFEAESNS from the coding sequence ATGAAGCTTAAAAAAATTGCGGCGCTGTTCGTGACAGCAGTCATGTGTACCGGCCTTCTGGCAGGCTGCGGCAGCACAGGCGGCACAGATGTGTCCGCGAAGGATGAGATCAACTACGCCTGCACCAAGGATATAAGAGACATCAACCCACACCTGTACTCGGGAGAAATGTCTGCCCAGAACATGGTGTTTGAAGGGCTGACAAAGAATGAAGGCGGCGAGGTAAAGCCTGCCCTGGCAGAAAGCTGGGATATCTCGGATGACGGGCTTACCTATACCTTTCATTTAAGAAAAGGCGTGACCTTTACGGACGGCGAGCCCTTTAACGCCCAGGCGGTCAAACAGAATTTTGACGCCATTATCAGCAACAAGGAGCGCCATGCCTGGCTGGATATGGTCAACGAAATCGCAGATACGGTGGTCGTGGACGACAACACCTTCAAGCTGGTGCTGGCCCACCCCTATTACCCGACACTGGTCGAGCTGGGCCTGACACGGCCCTTCCGTTTCATCTCCCCCAAATGCTTTGTGGATGGGAATACCAAGGACGGCGTCAGCGGTTATGCCGGAACCGGGCCGTGGGTCCTCGCAGAGCATGAGGACAACCAGTACGCGACGTTTACCCGCAACGATAACTACTGGGGTGACAAGGCCAAGGTGTCCAAGATTAACTGGAAGGTAATGCCCGATCCTCAGACCATTCTGCTGGCCCTGCAAAACGGCGAGGTCGATCTGCTTTTCGGCGCTGACGGCGACCAGATTGATCTGGATTCCTTTAAAAAGCTGGAATCAGAGGGCGCATATGTGACCTACCTCAGTGAACCGGTAGCCTCGAGAGCGATTCTGCTGAACAGCAAGGCGCCGGTCACCAGTGATCTGAAGGTGCGTGAGGCTTTTGAGATGGCCATTAACAAGCAGAACATCATCGAGGGCATCTTAAATGGCTCTGAAGATCAGGCCGATACTCTGATGGCGAAGACAGTTCCTTACTGTGACATTGATCTAAAAACCTATGCCTACGACCCTGATAAAGCCGGAAAGCTTCTGGATGAGGCGGGCTGGATCATGGGCTCAGACGGTGTGCGTGAGAAGGACGGCAAAAAATGCGAGGTGACCTTTTCCTACAATTCTCAGAATGCCCAGGAGGGAACCATCGCAGAATCCATCCAGGCTGATCTGGCAGCTGTCGGGATTAAGATGAATATCCTGGCAGAAGAAAAGCAGGCATTCCTGGACCGCCAGAAGTCCGGCGATTTTGATCTTCAGTACTCCCTGTCCTGGGGAACACCATACGATCCCCAGTCCTATGTCTCCTCCTGGAGAATCCCGGCACACGGCGATTACCAGGCGCAGACGGGTCTTGAGAGGAAGCAGTGGCTTGACGATACCATCACTAAGATTATGATCGAGGCGGACGACAACGCCCGGGCAGGTATGTACAAAGAAATCCTGACCTACATCAATGACCAGTGCGTCTATGTGCCCATCTCCTACTCCAAGACCAAGGCTGTTGGGATTAAAGGCCTGAAGGGGGTCACTTTTAACGATTCTCAGTACGAGATTCCCTTTGAGAAGATGTACTTTGAAGCTGAGTCCAATTCCTGA
- a CDS encoding class I SAM-dependent methyltransferase, whose amino-acid sequence MENILERVENYWEGRADGYSEVNEAELNSYKMDVWKELINSYKPDVIGRKLKVLDIGTGPGFFAITMASCGYDVTAVDYTDAMLYKAKKNAGIYKSAIDFRRMDAHSLDFEDNTFDLIVTRNLTWNLERPDEAYEEWHRVLAPGGRMLNFDANWYLHLYDEDKRREYFEDRNNSQAQGYNDHYVCTDTTAMEEIARNLPLSRTMRPQWDAAVLLNIGFKKVMIEQDMGDRVWNDEEQVNYASTPMFMIAATK is encoded by the coding sequence ATGGAGAATATTTTAGAGAGAGTCGAGAATTATTGGGAAGGCCGGGCAGACGGCTATTCTGAAGTAAACGAGGCTGAGCTGAACAGCTATAAAATGGATGTATGGAAAGAGCTGATCAACAGCTATAAGCCGGATGTGATTGGCAGAAAACTGAAGGTGCTGGACATCGGTACAGGTCCGGGATTTTTTGCGATCACCATGGCCTCCTGCGGCTATGATGTTACTGCTGTGGACTACACCGACGCCATGCTGTATAAGGCTAAAAAGAACGCTGGCATTTATAAAAGCGCCATTGATTTCAGACGCATGGACGCCCACTCGCTGGATTTTGAAGATAACACCTTTGATCTGATCGTAACCCGAAACCTGACCTGGAACCTGGAAAGACCAGATGAAGCCTATGAGGAGTGGCACCGCGTGCTGGCGCCAGGCGGCAGAATGTTAAATTTTGACGCGAACTGGTATCTGCATCTCTACGATGAGGACAAGCGCCGGGAATACTTTGAGGACCGCAATAACTCTCAGGCCCAGGGCTACAACGACCACTATGTATGCACAGACACCACTGCCATGGAAGAGATTGCCAGAAATTTACCGCTGAGCCGTACCATGCGCCCACAATGGGACGCGGCGGTTCTGCTGAACATCGGCTTTAAAAAAGTCATGATCGAACAGGATATGGGAGACCGTGTCTGGAATGACGAGGAACAGGTAAACTATGCCTCAACCCCCATGTTCATGATCGCAGCGACCAAATAA
- a CDS encoding HD domain-containing protein, protein MFQITDSRLKDALDFASDKHAGQLRWGGIPFITHPVAVAAYLQERGYNDNTLLTALFHDLLEDTDTTQDEILKRSDREVLDAVILLTKPKPYDMADYLGGIDRNAMAKDVKCADRIHNLRTTADSSQAFRKKYYDESVRWYVPFFKDTRFESDFLEALDRLERMLK, encoded by the coding sequence ATGTTTCAGATTACCGATTCACGTTTAAAGGATGCTCTGGACTTTGCTTCAGATAAACACGCGGGCCAGCTGCGCTGGGGTGGTATCCCTTTTATTACACACCCTGTGGCGGTGGCAGCTTATTTACAGGAGCGGGGCTATAATGATAATACGTTACTCACGGCTCTTTTTCATGACTTACTGGAGGATACGGACACCACCCAGGATGAGATTTTAAAGCGCAGCGACAGGGAGGTGCTGGACGCTGTGATCCTGCTGACCAAGCCCAAGCCCTACGACATGGCAGACTATCTGGGCGGGATCGACCGCAACGCCATGGCAAAGGATGTAAAGTGCGCGGACAGGATTCACAACCTGAGGACAACCGCGGATTCGAGCCAGGCCTTTCGGAAAAAGTACTACGACGAGAGTGTGCGCTGGTATGTTCCTTTTTTTAAAGATACGCGCTTCGAGTCTGATTTTCTGGAAGCGTTGGACCGTCTGGAAAGAATGCTTAAATAG
- a CDS encoding helix-turn-helix domain-containing protein: MVYFGSKLRQLRQEKGYTQQQLADKLGITKGSVSAYETSAKYPSVDVLRKIAVTLNTSTDFLLGLSDERVFNLDFLTDDQIHIINSLIAEFNHLNNKNN, from the coding sequence ATGGTATATTTCGGATCAAAGCTCAGACAACTCAGACAGGAAAAAGGATATACGCAGCAGCAGCTGGCAGATAAGCTGGGGATTACCAAGGGGAGTGTTTCGGCCTATGAGACTTCTGCAAAGTATCCGTCGGTCGATGTGCTGCGAAAAATAGCAGTGACTTTAAATACTTCGACCGATTTTCTTCTGGGCTTGTCCGATGAGCGCGTTTTTAATCTTGACTTTTTAACAGACGATCAGATTCATATCATTAACAGCCTGATCGCAGAATTCAATCATTTAAACAATAAAAACAATTAG
- a CDS encoding sensor histidine kinase, which yields MGKRSIAFKLGLYFALALLAFALVAGSVFFLLFKKQNITLTQKQLEDRAAAIADTFGSFISAEGSGAGKHGEGNRGSGTGSGGSNGLGYAAYIRFLDDIAMADVWVVDADHNLVTPTTHEGHQAPASTYNYADLPADAETVVDQAFGGQVTASEGFSGLLNTPTLTVGAPVRDSSGNVQAVVLLHSPVEGIESAANEGLRTLAISLCVALVIGIGFAVLLARSFTKPMKEMQVMAGRLAGGDYTAASHIERQDEIGQLAGSLDILSYQLKLSSEEHERFQKMQRAFFSNISHELKTPVTVLCGSLEALAGGVVTDPDQVAAYHQEMYAESLALKRLVNDLLDLSRLQNAQFRLNLERVNLCDIISEVRRSAQNMAKEKELTVTTEVDTGVYFMQGDYLRLRQLLMIAMSNAIKFSPGGGQIEMRLSESILTISDHGCGISEEDQKHIFERFYKTLSEENAEGTGLGLPIAKEIAERHGIGLTVTSEEGQGTTVTLELPGKENTTV from the coding sequence ATGGGGAAGCGTAGCATTGCTTTTAAGCTGGGGCTCTATTTTGCGCTGGCCCTTTTGGCCTTTGCGCTGGTGGCAGGCTCGGTGTTTTTTCTGCTGTTTAAAAAGCAGAATATCACCCTGACTCAGAAACAGCTGGAGGACCGGGCCGCGGCCATAGCGGATACCTTTGGCAGCTTTATATCCGCCGAGGGCAGCGGAGCCGGGAAGCATGGCGAGGGAAACCGCGGCAGCGGGACAGGAAGCGGGGGCAGTAATGGGCTGGGCTACGCGGCCTACATCCGTTTTCTGGATGATATTGCCATGGCAGATGTATGGGTCGTGGACGCTGACCACAACCTGGTAACCCCCACCACCCACGAAGGCCATCAGGCTCCGGCGTCTACCTATAACTACGCCGATCTGCCGGCTGACGCCGAAACTGTTGTGGATCAGGCCTTTGGCGGGCAGGTCACTGCGAGCGAGGGCTTCTCGGGCCTGTTAAACACCCCGACGCTGACAGTGGGCGCGCCGGTCCGGGACAGCTCCGGCAATGTACAGGCCGTGGTGCTGCTCCATTCGCCGGTGGAGGGCATTGAAAGCGCAGCCAACGAGGGCTTGAGGACCCTGGCCATCAGCCTGTGCGTGGCGCTGGTGATCGGGATCGGCTTTGCGGTGCTGCTGGCCCGCAGCTTCACAAAACCCATGAAAGAAATGCAGGTAATGGCCGGGCGGCTGGCCGGGGGCGACTATACAGCCGCCAGCCATATTGAGCGCCAGGATGAGATCGGGCAGCTGGCCGGTTCGCTGGACATCCTGAGCTATCAGCTCAAGCTTTCCAGTGAGGAGCATGAGCGGTTCCAGAAAATGCAGCGGGCTTTTTTTTCAAATATCTCCCATGAGCTTAAAACCCCGGTGACCGTGCTCTGCGGCTCCTTAGAGGCTCTGGCCGGCGGTGTGGTGACAGACCCGGACCAGGTAGCCGCCTACCATCAGGAAATGTACGCGGAAAGCCTGGCCCTTAAACGGCTGGTCAATGACCTGCTGGACCTGTCCAGGCTCCAGAATGCCCAGTTCCGGCTGAACCTGGAGCGTGTGAACCTCTGTGATATCATCAGCGAGGTGCGGCGGAGCGCCCAGAATATGGCAAAGGAAAAGGAGCTGACCGTTACCACTGAGGTGGATACAGGCGTTTACTTTATGCAGGGTGATTACCTGCGGCTGAGACAGCTGCTGATGATTGCCATGAGCAATGCCATCAAATTTTCACCAGGGGGCGGGCAGATTGAAATGCGCCTGTCTGAGAGTATCCTCACCATTTCAGACCACGGCTGCGGCATCAGCGAGGAGGACCAGAAGCATATTTTTGAACGCTTTTATAAAACCCTGTCCGAAGAAAATGCCGAGGGAACCGGTTTGGGACTGCCCATCGCCAAAGAGATTGCCGAGCGCCACGGCATTGGCCTGACGGTCACAAGCGAGGAAGGTCAGGGCACAACTGTGACCCTGGAGCTGCCCGGCAAAGAGAACACGACCGTCTGA